From the genome of Fusobacterium varium, one region includes:
- the trkG_1 gene encoding Trk system potassium uptake protein trkG: MNNKMVRYVIGHILKLETAFMLIPLALSFFYHESFIVKKSYIFTIVLLLISSLLISKKVPENQKIYAKEGLVIVSISWIALSLFGALPFVFSNRIPSFIDAFFETVSGFTTTGASILSNVEALEHSLLFWRSFTHLVGGMGVLVLALAILPKNTNQSLHIMKAEVPGPTFGKLVAKMSYNSRILYMIYIFITIIIIILLKLGGMPLFDSVVHAFGTVGTGGFGIKNSSVSYYNSSYIDYVLGIGMLLCGMNFNLFYALLLKIISRYSKMKS, from the coding sequence ATGAATAATAAAATGGTAAGATATGTAATTGGGCATATCTTAAAACTAGAAACTGCTTTTATGCTGATTCCATTAGCATTAAGTTTTTTTTATCATGAAAGCTTCATTGTAAAAAAATCTTATATTTTTACCATAGTATTGCTTTTGATTTCCAGTCTTCTTATTTCTAAAAAAGTTCCTGAGAATCAAAAGATATATGCAAAAGAAGGTCTGGTTATAGTATCTATTTCTTGGATAGCATTGTCACTTTTTGGTGCACTTCCTTTTGTGTTCAGCAATAGGATTCCTTCTTTTATAGATGCTTTTTTTGAAACGGTAAGTGGATTTACTACAACTGGAGCCAGTATCCTATCAAATGTTGAAGCTTTGGAGCATTCTCTTTTATTTTGGAGAAGTTTTACACATTTAGTAGGTGGAATGGGTGTATTAGTTCTAGCCTTGGCTATACTTCCAAAAAACACTAACCAATCTCTACATATAATGAAAGCCGAAGTTCCTGGCCCTACATTTGGTAAATTGGTTGCAAAAATGTCTTATAATTCTAGAATTCTGTATATGATATATATTTTTATTACTATTATCATTATAATATTGTTAAAACTTGGTGGTATGCCTCTTTTTGATTCTGTTGTTCATGCTTTTGGTACAGTCGGAACAGGAGGATTTGGAATAAAGAACAGTAGTGTGTCTTATTATAACAGTTCATATATTGATTATGTATTGGGAATAGGTATGCTCCTCTGTGGAATGAATTTCAATCTTTTCTATGCTCTGCTTTTAAAAATTATAAGCAGGTATTCAAAAATGAAGAGCTAA